In Synechococcus sp. HK05, one DNA window encodes the following:
- a CDS encoding argininosuccinate synthase → MGRAKKAVLAYSGGVDTSVCIPYLKNEWGVEEVITFAADLGQGDELEPIRQKALDSGASQSIVGDLIEPFIREFAFPAIRANALYEGRYPLSTALARPLIARRLVEIAREVGADAVAHGCTGKGNDQVRFDVAIGALAPDLKVLTPAREWGMSREETIAYGERCGIPSPVSKKSPYSIDLNLLGRSIEAGPLEDPNVEPPEEIYALTVSVEAAPEQAQVVEIGFEQGNPVSIDGMRLDPVSLIRRANELAGSHGFGRLDMIENRVVGIKSREIYETPGLLLLIKAHQELESLTLAADVLRSKRQLEQQWADQVYQGLWYGPLKDALDGFIERTQRTVNGTVKVKLHKGNATVVGRSSANSLYVPDMATYDAGDQFDHRAAEGFIYVWGLPTRLWAASQR, encoded by the coding sequence ATGGGCCGGGCCAAGAAGGCGGTACTCGCGTATTCCGGCGGTGTGGACACCAGCGTCTGCATCCCTTATCTGAAAAACGAGTGGGGCGTGGAGGAGGTGATCACCTTCGCTGCCGACCTCGGCCAGGGCGATGAGCTGGAGCCGATCCGCCAGAAAGCCCTCGATTCCGGGGCCAGCCAGTCGATCGTGGGCGATCTCATCGAGCCGTTCATCCGTGAGTTCGCCTTCCCGGCGATCCGTGCCAACGCCCTCTACGAAGGCCGCTACCCCCTCTCCACCGCCCTAGCCCGGCCGCTGATTGCCCGCCGCCTGGTAGAGATCGCCCGCGAGGTGGGTGCCGATGCTGTGGCCCATGGCTGCACCGGCAAGGGCAACGACCAGGTGCGTTTCGATGTGGCGATCGGCGCCCTCGCCCCTGATCTGAAGGTGCTCACCCCGGCGCGGGAATGGGGCATGAGCCGCGAGGAAACCATCGCCTATGGCGAGCGCTGCGGCATCCCCTCACCGGTGAGCAAGAAGTCGCCCTATTCGATCGACCTCAACCTGCTGGGTCGCTCGATTGAGGCGGGCCCGCTGGAGGATCCCAACGTGGAGCCCCCCGAGGAGATCTACGCCCTCACGGTGAGCGTGGAGGCGGCGCCCGAGCAGGCTCAGGTGGTGGAGATCGGCTTTGAACAGGGCAACCCGGTGAGCATCGATGGCATGCGCCTCGACCCGGTGAGCCTGATCCGCCGCGCCAATGAGCTGGCTGGCAGCCATGGCTTCGGCCGCCTCGACATGATCGAGAACCGGGTGGTGGGCATCAAGAGCCGCGAGATCTACGAAACCCCGGGTTTGCTGCTGCTGATCAAGGCCCACCAGGAACTGGAGAGCCTCACCCTCGCTGCCGATGTGCTGCGCAGCAAGCGCCAGCTCGAGCAGCAGTGGGCCGACCAGGTGTATCAGGGCCTTTGGTATGGCCCGCTCAAGGATGCCCTCGATGGCTTCATCGAGCGCACCCAGCGCACCGTGAACGGCACCGTGAAGGTGAAGCTGCACAAGGGCAACGCCACCGTGGTGGGCCGCAGCAGCGCCAACAGCCTCTATGTGCCCGATATGGCCACCTACGACGCTGGCGATCAGTTCGACCACCGCGCCGCTGAGGGCTTCATCTACGTGTGGGGTCTGCCCACCCGTCTCTGGGCGGCCAGCCAGCGCTGA
- a CDS encoding DUF3134 domain-containing protein codes for MSSNLSTSLSQLDGINPSLTRYGRNEPAPVLPLREEPDLLSWLETSGRLVADEETASSDVSTVEEEELSALMGEKEDYNAADEQNEEDWED; via the coding sequence ATGAGCAGCAACCTCAGCACCAGCCTCAGCCAGTTGGATGGCATCAACCCCTCGCTGACCCGCTACGGGCGCAACGAGCCGGCACCGGTGCTGCCCCTGCGTGAAGAGCCAGACCTGCTGAGCTGGCTGGAAACCAGCGGCCGCCTGGTGGCCGATGAGGAAACCGCCAGCAGCGATGTGAGCACGGTGGAAGAGGAAGAGCTTTCCGCACTGATGGGCGAGAAAGAGGATTACAACGCCGCCGACGAGCAGAACGAGGAAGACTGGGAAGACTGA
- the rpsF gene encoding 30S ribosomal protein S6: MSQPYYETMYILRPDIPEEEVETHVTKYRDLVTEAGAEVLDCQMRGKRRLAYPIAKHKEGIYVQLAHNGDGQQVATLEKAMRISEDVIRYLTVKQDGPLPAPRSGPVAQATSDAAALQTSEA; the protein is encoded by the coding sequence ATGTCGCAGCCCTATTACGAAACGATGTACATCCTTCGTCCGGACATTCCGGAGGAAGAGGTGGAAACCCATGTCACCAAGTACCGCGATCTGGTGACCGAAGCCGGCGCTGAGGTGCTCGATTGCCAGATGCGCGGCAAGCGCCGCCTGGCCTACCCCATCGCCAAGCACAAAGAAGGCATCTACGTGCAGCTCGCCCACAACGGCGACGGCCAACAGGTGGCCACCCTCGAGAAGGCGATGCGCATCAGCGAAGACGTGATTCGCTACCTCACCGTGAAGCAAGACGGCCCCCTGCCTGCTCCCCGCAGCGGCCCCGTAGCCCAGGCCACCAGTGACGCTGCTGCCCTGCAGACCAGCGAAGCCTGA
- the dnaK gene encoding molecular chaperone DnaK has product MGKVVGIDLGTTNSCVSVMEGGKPTVIANAEGFRTTPSVVAYTKNQDQLVGQIAKRQAVMNPENTFYSVKRFIGRRVDEVNEESKEVSYGVEKAGSNVKVKCPVLGKQFAPEEVSAQVLRKLAEDAGKYLGETVTQAVITVPAYFNDSQRQATKDAGKIAGLEVLRIINEPTAAALAYGLDKKSNERILVFDLGGGTFDVSVLEVGDGVFEVLSTSGDTHLGGDDFDKVIVDHLADTFKANEGIDLRSDKQALQRLTEAAEKAKIELSSATQSEINLPFITATPEGPKHLDLTLTRAKFEELASKLIDRCRVPVEQALKDAKLSSSELDEVVMVGGSTRIPAVLELVKRVTGKDPNQTVNPDEVVAVGAAIQGGVLAGEVKDILLLDVSPLSLGVETLGGVMTKMIPRNTTIPTKKSEVYSTAVDGQTNVEIHVLQGEREMASDNKSLGTFRLDGIPPAPRGVPQIEVTFDIDANGILSVTAKDKGSGKEQSISITGASTLSDNEVEKMVKDAEANASADKEKRERIDLKNQAETLVYQAEKQLGELGDKVGAEDKSKVEASSAKLKEAIEKDDFDTMKSELETLQQALYAAGAAVYQQAAGAEGAAAPGGNGSGGAESASDDVIDAEFTESK; this is encoded by the coding sequence ATGGGCAAGGTTGTCGGTATCGACCTTGGCACCACCAACAGCTGCGTGTCGGTCATGGAGGGCGGCAAGCCCACCGTGATCGCCAATGCCGAGGGCTTCCGCACCACGCCCTCTGTGGTCGCCTACACCAAGAACCAGGATCAACTGGTGGGCCAGATCGCCAAGCGTCAGGCGGTGATGAACCCAGAGAACACCTTCTATTCGGTGAAGCGCTTCATCGGCCGCCGCGTCGACGAGGTGAACGAGGAATCGAAGGAAGTGAGCTACGGCGTGGAGAAGGCCGGCTCCAACGTGAAGGTGAAGTGCCCGGTGCTGGGTAAGCAGTTCGCCCCTGAAGAGGTGAGCGCCCAAGTGCTGCGCAAGCTGGCTGAAGACGCCGGCAAGTACCTCGGTGAAACGGTCACCCAGGCGGTGATCACCGTTCCCGCTTATTTCAACGACTCCCAGCGTCAGGCCACCAAAGACGCCGGCAAGATCGCCGGCCTCGAGGTGCTGCGCATCATCAACGAGCCCACTGCGGCCGCTCTGGCCTACGGCCTCGACAAGAAGAGCAACGAGCGCATCCTGGTGTTCGACCTGGGCGGCGGCACCTTCGACGTGTCGGTCCTCGAGGTGGGCGACGGTGTGTTCGAGGTGCTCTCCACCTCCGGTGACACCCACCTAGGCGGCGACGACTTCGACAAGGTGATCGTGGATCACCTGGCCGACACCTTCAAGGCCAACGAAGGCATCGATCTGCGCAGCGACAAGCAGGCTCTGCAGCGCCTCACCGAGGCCGCCGAGAAGGCCAAGATCGAGCTCTCCAGCGCCACCCAGAGCGAGATCAACCTGCCGTTCATCACGGCCACGCCCGAGGGCCCCAAGCACCTCGATCTCACCCTCACCCGCGCCAAGTTCGAGGAGCTGGCGTCCAAGCTGATCGACCGCTGCCGCGTGCCGGTGGAGCAGGCCCTCAAGGACGCCAAGCTCTCCTCCTCCGAGCTCGATGAGGTGGTGATGGTGGGTGGTTCCACCCGCATCCCCGCGGTGCTGGAGCTGGTGAAGCGCGTCACCGGTAAGGACCCCAACCAGACCGTGAACCCCGACGAGGTGGTGGCCGTGGGCGCCGCCATCCAGGGCGGTGTGCTCGCCGGTGAGGTGAAGGACATCCTGCTGCTGGACGTCAGCCCGCTCTCCCTGGGTGTGGAAACCCTGGGCGGCGTGATGACCAAGATGATCCCCCGCAACACCACGATTCCCACCAAGAAATCGGAGGTGTATTCCACGGCTGTCGACGGGCAGACCAACGTGGAAATCCACGTGCTGCAGGGCGAGCGCGAGATGGCCAGCGACAACAAGTCGCTCGGAACCTTCCGCCTCGATGGCATCCCCCCCGCTCCCCGCGGCGTGCCTCAGATCGAAGTGACCTTCGACATCGATGCCAACGGCATCCTGAGCGTGACCGCGAAGGACAAGGGCAGCGGCAAGGAGCAGAGCATCTCGATCACCGGCGCTTCCACCCTCAGCGATAACGAGGTGGAGAAGATGGTGAAGGATGCCGAGGCCAATGCCAGCGCCGACAAGGAGAAGCGCGAGCGCATCGACCTGAAGAACCAGGCCGAAACCCTCGTGTACCAAGCCGAGAAGCAGCTGGGCGAACTGGGCGACAAGGTGGGCGCCGAGGACAAGAGCAAGGTGGAGGCCTCCTCCGCCAAGCTCAAGGAGGCCATCGAGAAGGACGACTTCGACACGATGAAGTCGGAGCTCGAAACCCTGCAGCAGGCCCTCTACGCCGCCGGTGCTGCTGTGTACCAGCAGGCAGCCGGTGCTGAAGGCGCCGCTGCCCCCGGCGGCAACGGCAGCGGCGGTGCCGAATCCGCCAGCGACGACGTGATCGACGCGGAGTTCACCGAGAGCAAGTGA
- a CDS encoding Tic20 family protein encodes MGDIPWWQRLLAVLGYLLPWSDALPFAGSLDNLFPALQWLMLPALPVLLLERSVPFGGFLLFLVLFLAVVRNPRIPYYLRFNVLQAILLDIVLVVVSLAFQLLQLRAMGFAGRTLDNTVFLGMLVLLVFAVVQCIRGKEADVPSLSEAVRMQL; translated from the coding sequence ATGGGCGACATTCCCTGGTGGCAACGGTTGTTGGCGGTGCTGGGCTACCTGCTGCCCTGGAGCGATGCCTTGCCCTTTGCCGGTTCGCTCGACAACCTCTTTCCGGCGCTGCAGTGGCTGATGCTGCCGGCGCTGCCCGTGCTGCTGCTGGAGCGGTCGGTTCCGTTCGGCGGCTTCCTGCTCTTCCTGGTGCTGTTCCTGGCGGTGGTGCGGAACCCGCGCATCCCCTACTACCTGCGCTTCAACGTGCTGCAGGCGATCCTGCTCGACATCGTGCTGGTGGTGGTGTCGCTGGCCTTCCAGCTGCTGCAGCTCCGCGCCATGGGCTTCGCCGGCCGCACCCTCGACAACACCGTGTTCCTGGGAATGCTGGTGCTGCTGGTGTTCGCCGTGGTGCAGTGCATACGCGGCAAGGAAGCCGACGTCCCGAGCCTGTCGGAAGCGGTGCGCATGCAGCTGTAG
- the pstS gene encoding phosphate ABC transporter substrate-binding protein PstS, protein MRRTTTARVLTGLAGLAASFSLVSCSMGGGDSVKGSLAGAGASFPAAIYQRWFQELASQGVQVNYQSVGSGAGVRQFIAGTVDFGASDAPMKAEDIAKVSRGVLQIPMTAGAIAVAYNNPGCDLKLSQQQLAEIFLGKITNYSQLGCADKKITVVHRSDGSGTTYNFTKHLAAISDAWKSGPGTSKTVAWPTGVGAKGNEGVAAQLNQVEGGLGYVESAYVKGKLQAAALTNASGELVKPSSESESEALGSIDLGPDLIGGNPNPIKGYPIVTFTWILAYQNGNGTKAELLKKAFNFMLSEQAQAQAPQLGYVTMPAPVIEKAKAAVAKIGE, encoded by the coding sequence GCTTCAGCCTCGTTTCCTGCTCCATGGGCGGTGGCGATTCCGTGAAAGGCAGCCTCGCGGGTGCGGGTGCGTCATTCCCCGCCGCCATCTACCAGCGCTGGTTCCAGGAACTGGCCTCACAAGGTGTTCAGGTGAACTATCAGTCGGTGGGCTCCGGGGCCGGCGTGCGCCAGTTCATCGCTGGCACGGTGGACTTCGGCGCCTCCGATGCGCCGATGAAGGCCGAAGACATCGCCAAGGTGAGCCGCGGCGTGCTGCAGATCCCGATGACCGCCGGTGCGATCGCCGTGGCCTACAACAACCCCGGCTGCGACCTGAAGCTGAGCCAGCAGCAGCTGGCTGAGATCTTCCTCGGCAAGATCACCAATTACAGCCAGCTGGGTTGCGCCGACAAGAAGATCACCGTGGTGCACCGCTCCGACGGCTCCGGCACCACCTACAACTTCACCAAGCACCTGGCCGCCATCTCGGATGCCTGGAAGAGCGGCCCTGGCACCTCCAAAACCGTGGCCTGGCCCACCGGCGTGGGCGCCAAGGGCAATGAGGGCGTAGCGGCCCAGCTCAACCAGGTGGAAGGCGGCCTGGGCTATGTGGAATCGGCCTACGTGAAAGGCAAGCTGCAAGCCGCGGCCCTCACCAATGCCTCCGGCGAGCTGGTGAAACCCAGCAGCGAAAGCGAAAGCGAAGCGCTCGGTTCGATCGATCTGGGCCCCGATCTGATCGGTGGCAATCCCAATCCGATCAAGGGCTACCCGATCGTGACCTTCACCTGGATCCTGGCCTATCAAAACGGCAACGGCACCAAGGCCGAGCTGCTGAAGAAAGCCTTCAACTTCATGCTCTCAGAGCAGGCTCAGGCCCAGGCACCGCAGCTGGGTTACGTCACGATGCCGGCCCCTGTGATCGAGAAGGCCAAGGCCGCTGTAGCCAAGATCGGCGAGTGA
- a CDS encoding shikimate dehydrogenase has translation MWLPNSTRPSVTGFPSIRGTTALVGVLGDPVHHSLSPVMQNAALQALGLDWVFLALPAPAGELAAVVRGLEAMGCRGLNVTIPHKQAVAALCRELSPLAERLGAVNALVPLPGGGWHGTNTDVEGFCAPLRREGTDWSGKRAVVLGCGGSARAVVAGLVELGFGSIQLAGRRPEALNAFLNDCRAWAPQLQALSWSSESGSLTGALAEADLVVNTTPVGMASASNPAAAEACPLNASELSALQSGASVYDIIYTPRPTQLLQRAANRGCRSLDGLEMLVEQGAAALRLWSGLPEVPVAVMRQALLEHLP, from the coding sequence GTGTGGTTGCCGAACAGCACCCGACCCAGCGTGACCGGCTTCCCGAGCATTCGCGGCACCACTGCCCTTGTGGGGGTGTTGGGCGATCCGGTGCACCACTCCCTCTCGCCGGTGATGCAGAACGCGGCGCTGCAGGCGCTGGGGCTCGATTGGGTGTTCCTGGCCCTTCCGGCTCCCGCTGGCGAACTAGCCGCCGTGGTGCGCGGCCTGGAAGCGATGGGCTGCCGCGGCCTCAACGTGACCATCCCCCATAAACAGGCGGTGGCCGCCCTCTGCCGCGAGCTGAGCCCCCTGGCGGAACGGCTGGGGGCCGTGAACGCGCTGGTGCCGCTGCCTGGCGGCGGCTGGCACGGCACCAACACCGATGTGGAAGGCTTCTGCGCGCCACTGCGCCGGGAGGGGACCGACTGGAGCGGCAAGCGGGCCGTGGTGCTGGGCTGCGGCGGCAGCGCCCGCGCTGTGGTGGCGGGCCTGGTGGAGCTGGGTTTCGGCAGCATTCAGCTGGCGGGCCGCAGGCCGGAAGCGCTGAACGCCTTCCTCAACGACTGCCGGGCCTGGGCGCCGCAGCTCCAGGCACTGAGCTGGAGCAGCGAGAGCGGCAGCCTCACCGGCGCCCTCGCGGAGGCTGATCTGGTGGTGAACACCACCCCGGTGGGCATGGCCTCAGCCAGCAACCCCGCCGCCGCTGAGGCGTGCCCGCTCAACGCCAGCGAGCTGAGCGCCCTGCAGAGCGGCGCCAGCGTGTACGACATCATCTACACACCGCGTCCCACGCAACTGCTGCAGCGCGCCGCCAACCGTGGCTGCCGCAGCCTCGATGGTCTCGAGATGCTGGTGGAACAAGGGGCAGCGGCCCTGCGCCTGTGGAGCGGCCTGCCGGAGGTGCCGGTGGCGGTGATGCGCCAGGCACTGCTCGAGCACCTGCCATAG
- the mraY gene encoding phospho-N-acetylmuramoyl-pentapeptide-transferase, translating to MPSNSRSLALLLGLLLLGLSALCDWFSQAPQLVPPLLISAVVSSLLCAWGVPQLRRLKLGQVIREEGPQAHQSKAGTPTMGGLLVVPVGVIAGGLVAPADQRLLAVAAITLATMAIGAVDDWRSLTKRHNTGLSPRGKLLLQALGAIGFLAWAHWDQQIGAAIALPLGWVLPLGLLIWPLGLFVFLAESNATNLTDGLDGLAAGCGAIVFSGLGVQLMLRGHEGDPAMAGFCAAMAGCWLGFLLFNRHPARVFMGDTGSLAMGAALAAVALLSNSLWPLLLMGGVFLAESLSVIVQVWVFKATKNPATGQGRRVFRMAPLHHHFELGGASEQQVVVGFWLISLILVVLGLVLLP from the coding sequence ATGCCCAGCAACAGCCGCTCCCTGGCGCTGTTGCTGGGCTTGTTGCTGTTGGGGCTGAGTGCCCTGTGCGACTGGTTCAGCCAGGCCCCACAGCTGGTGCCGCCGTTGCTGATCAGCGCTGTGGTGAGCAGCCTGCTCTGCGCTTGGGGAGTGCCGCAGCTACGCCGGCTCAAGCTGGGGCAGGTGATCCGCGAGGAGGGCCCCCAGGCGCACCAGAGCAAGGCGGGCACGCCCACCATGGGCGGCCTGCTGGTGGTGCCGGTGGGGGTCATCGCCGGAGGCCTGGTGGCCCCAGCCGATCAGCGGCTGCTGGCGGTGGCGGCGATCACCCTGGCCACCATGGCGATCGGCGCAGTCGACGACTGGCGCAGCCTCACCAAACGCCACAACACCGGCCTGAGCCCCCGCGGCAAATTGCTGCTGCAGGCCCTAGGCGCCATCGGGTTTCTGGCCTGGGCCCACTGGGACCAGCAGATCGGAGCGGCGATTGCCCTGCCCCTGGGCTGGGTCCTGCCCCTGGGACTGCTGATCTGGCCGCTCGGATTGTTTGTGTTTCTGGCGGAGAGCAACGCCACCAACCTCACCGATGGCCTCGATGGACTGGCCGCCGGCTGCGGCGCCATCGTGTTCAGCGGTCTCGGCGTGCAGCTGATGCTGCGGGGCCATGAAGGCGATCCCGCCATGGCCGGTTTCTGCGCTGCCATGGCGGGCTGCTGGCTGGGCTTCCTGCTGTTCAACCGCCACCCGGCCCGGGTCTTCATGGGTGACACGGGCTCCCTGGCCATGGGCGCAGCCCTGGCAGCGGTGGCGCTGCTGAGCAACAGCCTCTGGCCGCTGCTGCTGATGGGGGGTGTATTCCTCGCCGAATCGCTCTCGGTGATCGTGCAGGTATGGGTGTTCAAGGCCACCAAAAACCCGGCCACCGGCCAGGGCCGGCGGGTGTTCCGCATGGCCCCGCTGCATCACCACTTCGAGCTGGGCGGCGCCAGCGAGCAGCAAGTGGTGGTGGGCTTCTGGCTGATCAGCCTGATACTGGTGGTGCTGGGACTGGTGCTGCTCCCCTGA